The sequence AGTTCCATGATTTTGTCTTGGTGGTAGCTGTCGCCTTCAAGAGCCTTAAGTGCGGAACCGCGGATAATGGGAGCGTTATCTCCGTCAAAATCGTACTTGCACAATAAATCGCGAATTTCCATTTCCACGAGGTCTAGTAGCTCGGGGTCGTCGACCATGTCGCATTTATTCAAGAATACGACAATGTCTTTCAGTCCAACTTGGTGGGCGAGCAAAATATGTTCACGAGTCTGCGGCATCGGCCCGTCTGGTGCGGCAACAACGAGAATGGCCCCGTCCATCTGGGTGCCGCCAGATATCAATTTTTTTATGTAGTCGGCTTGACTGACGCAATCGATGACTGCGTAGTGGCGTTTTTCGGTTTCGAATTCGAGTTGGGATGTATTTATCGTGACGCCGCGTTCCTTTTCTTCGGGTGTCTGGTCGATGTTGTCGAATTTTTTAGCGGAGATTCCCTTGGCGGCGAGGGTTGAGGTGATTGCTGCCAGCAAAACGGATTTGCCGTGATCTACGTGTCCGAGAATACCAAGATTGCAGTGCGGTTTCGTTCTATTGAACTTTTCTTTTGCCATGTTATTTTCCCTTATTAGCTTGTTGGGTTTTAAATATTTTATTTGTTACGAAAAACGTTGTTCATAATATACGTTTAACTTGACAGAAAAAAATAGGCAAATTGTAAATTTATTTAATCTTGTGCGAATTCTTAAAAAATGGCGAAATTCAATTATTTTGGCCGAATTTACGGCTGATTATTGCACGAAAAAGCCCATTTGCGAATGCAAACGGGCTCCAAAATGTGTCGTAGGTGAGGTGCTCTTCTACTTTCTTTTTTTCTTGACCTTGGGCGGCGTGTAGTTGGAACCGATAGTTCCGCCGTTGTTCTGCTTCTTGGCCATGTCGCCCACCTTCTTGAACATGAGCTTCATGTCTTCGTACTGCTTGAGCACGGCGTTCACGCGGTTCAGTTCGGTGCCCGAACCCTTGGCAATGCGGTTCTTGCGGCTGCCGTCGAGAATCTGCGGTTTCTTCCTTTCCTTCGGGGTCATGGAACTGAGGATGGCTTCCACGTAAACCAGCTGCTTTTCGTCAATCTGGTCGAGCGGGAGCTTGTTCAGGCCCGGGATGAGCCCGAGGATATCCTTGATGCGGCCGAGCTTCTTGATGGTGCGGAGCTGCGTCAAGAAGTCGTTCAGGTCGAAGGTGTTGTTGAGGATCTTCTTCTTGAGGTCCTTCGCATCCTTCTCGTCGATGACCTGCTGGGCCTTTTCCACGAGGCTGACCACGTCGCCCATGCCGAGGATGCGGCTTGCCATGCGGTCGGGGTGGAAGAGGTCTATGTCGGGGAGCTTTTCGCCTACGCCGATAAAGCAGATGGGCACGCCCGTCATCTTCTTGATGCTGAGCGCTGCACCGCCGCGGGTGTCACCGTCCATCTTGGAGAGGCACACGCCTGTAAATGCGAGGCGCTGCCAGAAGGTCTCGGCGACGTTTACCGCTTCCTGACCGATCATCGCGTCGGCGACGAACAGGATTTCGTCGGGGTGGACGGCTTCCTTTGCCTTCTCGAGTTCCTGCATGAGTTCTTCGTCAATCTGCAGGCGGCCTGCGGTATCGTAAATGACGAGGTCAAAGCCGTTGTCCTTCGCGTACTGGTAGCCGTGCTTGATGATTTCCACCGGGTCGCCCTGGCCTTCGTCGTACACCGGGATGCCGATGGACTTGCCGAGCACCTGCAACTGCTTGATAGCTGCCGGGCGGTACACGTCCGCCGCCACGAGGAGGGGCTTGCGCTTCTTCTTGCTGCGCATCCAGAGGGCGATCTTGCCCGCGAATGTCGTCTTACCGGAACCCTGGAGGCCCGCCATCATGATGCCCACCGGAGCGGGGCCGGAGAGGTTTATTTCCTTGGTTTCGCCACCCATGACGGCCACAAGTTCGTCGTGGATGATTTTCACGATCTGCTGACCGGGGGTCACCGAGTTCAGGACTTCGCTTCCGAGGGCCTTTTCCTTGACGGCCTTCACGAAGTCGCGGGTCACGTTGAAGTTTACGTCGGCTTCGAGGAAGGCTCGGCGCACTTCGCGCAGCGATTCGGCGACGTTTTCTTCGGTGAGTTTGCCCTGCCCGCGCAGGTTCTTGAGAGTAGATTCTAGAGAGTCGGTCAGCTGTGAAAACATAGTGAGCGCAAATATAGAAAATATGCGTTGAATTTTTTAAATTTGCTTGCCATGAAACCCCTAAGCCAGCGCACAGAGACCTTTACCGATTCCGTTATCCGCAGAATGACCCGCATCGCGAATGCCTGCGGGGCGATAAACCTTTCACAGGGATTCCCGGATTTCGACCCTCCGGAGGCGCTGACGCGGCGGCTAGCCGAAATTGCTCCCGATGGGCCGCACCAGTACGCGATTACGTTCGGCGCGCAGAACTTCCGCGAGGCGCTGAGCGACAAGCAGTTCCATTTTAGCGGGCTGCGCTATGACCCGCAAAAAGAAATTGTGATTACCTGCGGCAGTACCGAGGCGATGATGGCCTCGATGATGTCGGTCTGCAATCCCGGCGACAAGGTGGTGCTGTTTTCGCCCTTCTACGAGAACTACTCCGCCGACACGATCCTCTGCGGGGCGACTCCTGTTTACGTGCCGCTTTCTCCCGTGGACCTGAGTTTCGATGCCGACGTTCTGGAAAGCGCCATGAAGCAGCCGGGCGTGAAGGCGCTTGTGTTGTGCAATCCGGCGAACCCGAGCGGGAAGGTCTTTACCCGCGAGGAACTCTCGGTAATCGCCTCCCTGGCGGTGAAGTACGACCTGTACGTGATTACGGACGAGGTGTACGAGCATATCATTTACGCGCCGCACCGTCACACGTATATCTCGACGCTCCCGGGGATGTTCGAACGCACCATCGAATGCAGCAGCCTGAGCAAGACGTACTCGATTACCGGATGGCGTCTCGGATACGTGCTTGCCGCGGAACCCATCATGGACCGCGTCAAGAAAGTCCATGACTTTTTGACGGTCGGCGCCGCCGCCCCGCTCATGGAGGCTGCCGTGACGGCGCTCCGCTTCGACGACTCTTACTACGCGGGCCTGCAGGCGCACTACACGCACATGAAGGAAGTGTTTACGGATGGCCTGCGGAACCTTGGATTGAAATTCTCCGAACCGCAGGGCGCTTACTTTGTCCTAATTGATATCTCCGAATTCGGGTACGGCTCGCGCGGTTCTCATGTTGCGTCGTGCGCGGTTACTGACGGAAGTAAACTGCCGGACGAACAGTTCTGCATCGACATGGCGCAGAAGGTGGGCGTCGCCGCGGTGCCGGGCTCCAGCTTCTTCCGGGAACCGGTGGACCATCTGGTGCGTCTCCACTTTGCCAAGAAAGACGAGACGCTGTACGAGGCGCTCAACCGCCTCGAAGACCTCAAGAAGTTGAAACGCTAATTAAAGAAGGCCTGCCCCTAAGGGTAGGCCTTTCAAGTTCTTGGATTTGACGGACGACTAGCCCTGGCCGAAGAACGTCTTCAGCATGTCGCGGATGGGCTTCCTGAGCAATGAGTTAGGAGCCTTGCTGACCCACACGATGTATGCACTGCGTCCAGTGACCATGTAGGAGTTGACGAGCTGCCTCTGGTTGTTGAAGATGTCGAAACGGACCTTGATACGGTCGGGGCGCATCGACCACCCGGTCAAGCGGTCTTCCCAGTGCAGGATTTGCGGGATGAATACATAGTTGTACTGCTGCAATACGTCGTCGCCGATATCGTTGATTGTAACGGGGGTTGGAATCGTGGCGATCTTCGGACTGTACTTGCCCAGTTCTTGTGCGAGGGTCGAGGCGACATCGGTTCCGGAAGAGGGGTATTCTATGGTCTCGTATCTTCCGATTTCCGGCGTGACAATCAGGATGCTTGCCTGATTCTGCATGTACGTCTGCGGGGTCATGAATTCGCTCTGGTACGAGGCTGTACAACCATTCATCAGAATGACTGCGGTAAAGAGGAGTAAAGTGGAAATGATTTTTTTCATAGTGTGAATCCTTCTTTTGTGTGCTAGCTTAATCTAAAAAAATTAGACCCCGCCGTTATGTCGGGGTCTAAAAAATCGAGCTTTACGTACGTTTGTACGTTACTGATAATTACTCGTACTTGATCACGCCGGCCGGGCAGCTGTCAGCGGCGTCCTTGATTTCGCTTTCGTAAGCGGAGAAATCGACGCCTTCCTTCACCTGCATCTTTTCGGGAACGCTGAACACTGCGTCGCAAGTAGCTTCGCAAGCGCCGCAAGAGACGCATTCATCGCTGGATTCGTCGAGCCAAACTTTCGTAATAGCCATATTTATACCTCTTTTGTATGGTTGAATTGTGGCTATAATATAATAAAAACATTGAAGTTGGGAGTGTTTTTTTTAAATTTGCATTCAAATTTCCTCGTTAAGGGCTGCAATGGTGTATCCTGTAATACGCGGAAATCGAGAGGACATCACAAACGATGAAAAAAGTGGTTGTAAAAATTGGTGGCAGCCTGGCTATCGACGAAGCCAAGCTCGCTGATTTTGTGTCGGCGGTCTCTACCTTGCCTGGTAGTGGCTGTCAGGTGGCCGTGGTTCACGGCGGTGGCAAGGATATCAATGAGAATATCGCCTTGCTCAAGGAACAACCGACATTCATCGACGGACTCCGAGTTACGACTCCCGGCATCATGAAAATGGTGGAAATGACGCTCTCGGGCCACGTGAACAAAAAGCTCGTGCGCATGCTGCTCAACAACGGCTGCGGTGCTGTTGGCATTTCTGGCGTAGACGCGAACCTGTTCCAGGTCGAAAAGAAGCAGGGCAAGGTTGACCTTGGCCTGGTGGGCGAAATCAAGCAGGTGAACCCGAAAATCGTGACGGACCTGTGGAGCGCCGGTTGGACTCCGGTGGTTAGCCCGATTTCTATCGGCCCCGATGCAGATGGCAACGGTGTCAGTTGGAACGTGAATGCCGATACCGCCGCAAGCGAACTGGCAGTGGCACTCGAAGCCGACCAGTTCGTGCTGGTGAGCGACGTGCCCGGCGTGATGGACGAAAACAAGAATGTAATTCCCGAACTGAGCGAGGCGGACGCCGAAAAGCTTATCGAAGCTGGCGTCATCTCCGGCGGTATGATTCCCAAAGTCCGCGAGAGTTTCAAGTCGATCCGACGAGGACTCAAGAGCATCCACATCGTGGGTTGGAAGGACGCGGAACACTTTGGTAAACAAATTAATGGAGATTTAAACTATGGCACAATCTTGCGCTAACCTGCTCGAGCAGGACAAACAAATCATCGCGCCGCTCTACGGCAAGGCAGACATCAACTTCGTGAAGGGCGAAGGCTCTTACCTCTACGACGACCAGGGCAACAAGTACCTGGACTTCGTGGCGGGTATCGCCGTGAATGCGCTCGGTCACCAGAACCAGGCTATCAAGGATGCGGTGGTGGAACAGATGAACCACTTCAACCACATCAGCAACCTTTACCCGAACTACCCGCAGATCGAACTCGGCAAGGCCCTCTTGGAACTCACCAAGTTCGACAAAGCGTTCTTCTGCAACTCGGGTACCGAAGCCAACGAAGGCTGCATCAAGTTTGCACGTAAGTACTTTGACCGGAAGGGCGAAAAGAACAGGCAGAAGATTATCACGTTCGTGAACAGCTTCCACGGAAGGACGTACGCTGCCCTTTCTGCGACGGGCCAGCCGGCCATTAGGGAAGGCTTCGGCTCCATGCCGGGTGACTTCGTTCACGTGACCTGGAATGACTGCGCTGCCTTGAAGGCCGAAGTCAACAAGGACACTTGCGCTATCATGCTCGAAAGCCTCGCCGCCGAAGGTGGTGTGATGACGCTTTCGAAGGAAATGGTCGAGACCATCAATAGCCTGCAGAAGGAATTCGGTTGCCTCGTCATCGTCGACGAAGTGCAGGCAGGTGTTGGCCGTCTCGGAACCTTCTGCGGTTTCGAAAAGTTCGGCCTGAATCCGGACCTCGTTTCCCTCGCGAAGGGCATCGGTGGCGGTCTCCCGCTCGGTGCGGTTCTCCTGCGCCAGAAGATTGCCGACCAGCTCAAGG comes from Fibrobacter sp. and encodes:
- the ffh gene encoding signal recognition particle protein gives rise to the protein MFSQLTDSLESTLKNLRGQGKLTEENVAESLREVRRAFLEADVNFNVTRDFVKAVKEKALGSEVLNSVTPGQQIVKIIHDELVAVMGGETKEINLSGPAPVGIMMAGLQGSGKTTFAGKIALWMRSKKKRKPLLVAADVYRPAAIKQLQVLGKSIGIPVYDEGQGDPVEIIKHGYQYAKDNGFDLVIYDTAGRLQIDEELMQELEKAKEAVHPDEILFVADAMIGQEAVNVAETFWQRLAFTGVCLSKMDGDTRGGAALSIKKMTGVPICFIGVGEKLPDIDLFHPDRMASRILGMGDVVSLVEKAQQVIDEKDAKDLKKKILNNTFDLNDFLTQLRTIKKLGRIKDILGLIPGLNKLPLDQIDEKQLVYVEAILSSMTPKERKKPQILDGSRKNRIAKGSGTELNRVNAVLKQYEDMKLMFKKVGDMAKKQNNGGTIGSNYTPPKVKKKRK
- a CDS encoding aspartate aminotransferase family protein, whose protein sequence is MAQSCANLLEQDKQIIAPLYGKADINFVKGEGSYLYDDQGNKYLDFVAGIAVNALGHQNQAIKDAVVEQMNHFNHISNLYPNYPQIELGKALLELTKFDKAFFCNSGTEANEGCIKFARKYFDRKGEKNRQKIITFVNSFHGRTYAALSATGQPAIREGFGSMPGDFVHVTWNDCAALKAEVNKDTCAIMLESLAAEGGVMTLSKEMVETINSLQKEFGCLVIVDEVQAGVGRLGTFCGFEKFGLNPDLVSLAKGIGGGLPLGAVLLRQKIADQLKAGDHGTTFGGNPIACAAGLAVVKQVPGLLKNVEERSAQIKAGLKALVEKYDFAKEIRGEGLILGVALADEMPVGNIIAAARAEKLMVLSAKGNVLRLLPPLNVSAAEVDEALEKLGKAFAAAK
- the argB gene encoding acetylglutamate kinase, which encodes MKKVVVKIGGSLAIDEAKLADFVSAVSTLPGSGCQVAVVHGGGKDINENIALLKEQPTFIDGLRVTTPGIMKMVEMTLSGHVNKKLVRMLLNNGCGAVGISGVDANLFQVEKKQGKVDLGLVGEIKQVNPKIVTDLWSAGWTPVVSPISIGPDADGNGVSWNVNADTAASELAVALEADQFVLVSDVPGVMDENKNVIPELSEADAEKLIEAGVISGGMIPKVRESFKSIRRGLKSIHIVGWKDAEHFGKQINGDLNYGTILR
- a CDS encoding aminotransferase class I/II-fold pyridoxal phosphate-dependent enzyme → MKPLSQRTETFTDSVIRRMTRIANACGAINLSQGFPDFDPPEALTRRLAEIAPDGPHQYAITFGAQNFREALSDKQFHFSGLRYDPQKEIVITCGSTEAMMASMMSVCNPGDKVVLFSPFYENYSADTILCGATPVYVPLSPVDLSFDADVLESAMKQPGVKALVLCNPANPSGKVFTREELSVIASLAVKYDLYVITDEVYEHIIYAPHRHTYISTLPGMFERTIECSSLSKTYSITGWRLGYVLAAEPIMDRVKKVHDFLTVGAAAPLMEAAVTALRFDDSYYAGLQAHYTHMKEVFTDGLRNLGLKFSEPQGAYFVLIDISEFGYGSRGSHVASCAVTDGSKLPDEQFCIDMAQKVGVAAVPGSSFFREPVDHLVRLHFAKKDETLYEALNRLEDLKKLKR
- a CDS encoding DUF4823 domain-containing protein translates to MKKIISTLLLFTAVILMNGCTASYQSEFMTPQTYMQNQASILIVTPEIGRYETIEYPSSGTDVASTLAQELGKYSPKIATIPTPVTINDIGDDVLQQYNYVFIPQILHWEDRLTGWSMRPDRIKVRFDIFNNQRQLVNSYMVTGRSAYIVWVSKAPNSLLRKPIRDMLKTFFGQG
- a CDS encoding ferredoxin, with the translated sequence MAITKVWLDESSDECVSCGACEATCDAVFSVPEKMQVKEGVDFSAYESEIKDAADSCPAGVIKYE